A single window of Mangifera indica cultivar Alphonso chromosome 18, CATAS_Mindica_2.1, whole genome shotgun sequence DNA harbors:
- the LOC123202049 gene encoding WD repeat-containing protein 44-like isoform X1, translating to MSKTGGGGGDEEDEDECFYESLDRLVTSSNSCSTSSSSSSDSEPDNLNINPESPVYDFCVPKFPMGVSNKYDVWISEPVSVSERRTRLLREMGLSHDPALSRAKSGPERQTGRGDFESSASSGGLTQQDQGSSVSGVGSVGIVRSKSDGSRNSKGSDDDHRHQLSNFSPSILSIHSSSVDSPPVNNNLNSTDNDDGNVIQSVVVSKSLSVKSNNEVVASATLSNKPPTGKNCKRVEENRLDSLRLLHGYGNGNYSSNSLPLNANGGEVVEHLDSNGIVAADKQVCLIRNLDNGKEFVVNEIREDGMWNKVKEVGTGRQLTMEEFEMSVGHSPLVQELMRRQNVEEGNKDNFDLAMSGNCAGGGKLKKKGSWLKSIRTVASTVTGHKEKRSSDERDRDTSSEKGGRRSSSATDDSQDVSFHGPERVRVRQYGKSCKELTALYKSQEIQAHNGSIWSIKFSLDGRYLASAGEDCVIHVWQVVESERKGELLEKPEEGNLNLLLLANGSPDPNSLSPKHVDDLLEKKRRGRPMSRKSLSMDHIVVPETVFGLSEKPICSFQGHLDDVLDLSWSKSQHLLSSSMDKTVRLWHLLSKTCLRIFSHSDYVTCIQFNPVDDRYFISGSLDAKVRIWSIPDRQVVDWNDLHEMVTAACYTPDGQGALVGSCKGSCHLYDTSDNKLQEKSPINLQSKKKSQQKKVTGFQFAPGSSSEVLITSADSRVRVVDGVDLVHKFKGFRNTNSQICASFTANGRYVVSASEDSYVYVWKHEAESRFSRKKGVTVTHSYEHFHCQDVSVAVPWPGMGDLCGLQDTYSGDQSGVDNNFDEFSMANHPPTPVEEINSIEGSQSASGCTNSPLNGTISSATDSYFFDRISATWPEERLYLAARNRSPRASVDFANGLSSNMSAWGMVVVTATLRGEIRTFQNFGLPVRL from the exons ATGAGCAAGACGGGAGGAGGAGGGggagatgaagaagatgaagacgaatGTTTCTATGAGTCGTTGGACCGGTTAGTTACTTCTTCAAACTCTTGCtccacttcttcttcttcttcctctgatTCCGAACCCGATAACCTGAATATTAATCCTGAATCCCCCGTTTATGATTTTTGTGTTCCTAAATTCCCTATGGGCGTCTCTAACAAGTACGATGTTTGGATCTCCGAGCCCGTTTCGGTCTCCGAGAGACGGACTCGTTTGCTCCGTGAAATGGGTCTCAGTCATGACCCGGCTTTGTCGCGGGCCAAATCGGGACCCGAGAGGCAAACGGGTAGGGGAGATTTTGAAAGCTCGGCGTCGTCTGGTGGGTTGACTCAGCAAGATCAGGGTTCTTCTGTTTCTGGTGTTGGTAGTGTAGGTATCGTTCGATCAAAATCAGACGGTTCGAGGAATAGCAAAGGTTCTGACGACGATCATCGTCATCAATTGTCAAATTTTTCTCCTTCAATTCTTTCAATTCATTCGTCTTCTGTAGATTCACCTCCTGtaaataataatcttaacaGCACTGATAACGATGATGGTAATGTTATTCAAAGTGTTGTTGTTAGTAAGTCGCTGAGTGTTAAAAGCAATAATGAGGTTGTTGCTAGTGCTACTTTGTCTAATAAACCACCCACCGGCAAGAATTGTAAAAGGGTGGAAGAGAATCGACTGGATTCCTTGCGTCTTCTTCATGGCTATGGTAATGGTAATTATAGTAGTAATTCGTTGCCGCTCAATGCTAATGGTGGAGAGGTTGTTGAGCATTTGGATTCTAATGGGATTGTGGCGGCTGACAAACAAGTGTGTTTGATTAGGAATCTTGATAATGGTAAAGAATTTGTGGTGAATGAGATTAGGGAGGACGGGATGTGGAACAAGGTGAAGGAAGTAGGGACTGGCAGGCAGTTGACCATGGAAGAGTTTGAAATGAGTGTGGGGCATTCTCCACTTGTTCAAGAATTGATGAGAAGGCAGAACGTGGAGGAGGGTAATaaggataattttgatttggcCATGAGTGGGAATTGTGCTGGTGGGGGCAAGTTGAAGAAAAAAGGGAGTTGGCTGAAGAGTATAAGGACCGTGGCTAGTACTGTGACTGGGCACAAAGAGAAACGTAGTAGTGATGAGAGGGATAGGGATACTTCGTCAGAGAAGGGTGGGCGGCGGTCAAGTTCTGCCACAGATGACAGCCAGGATGTCTCATTTCATGGACCAGAGCGAGTGAGGGTGCGCCAATATGGGAAGTCATGTAAGGAGCTTACTGCACTCTATAAGAGCCAGGAGATACAGGCACACAATGGGTCTATTTGGAGCATTAAGTTTAGTTTGGATGGAAGGTATCTTGCAAGTGCAGGTGAGGATTGTGTTATTCATGTTTGGCAAGTTGTTGAGTCAGAAAGGAAGGGAGAACTGCTTGAGAAACCCGAAGAAGGAAATTTGAATCTGTTGCTGCTGGCTAATGGTTCACCTGACCCAAATTCATTGTCCCCAAAACATGTGGATGACCTACTtgagaagaagagaagaggaaGGCCTATGAGCCGAAAGTCATTGAGCATGGACCACATCGTGGTACCAGAGACCGTGTTTGGTCTCTCTGAAAAACCCATTTGTTCATTCCAAGGACATCTTGATGATGTGCTTGATCTATCGTGGTCCAAATCTCAG CATCTGCTTTCTTCTTCAATGGACAAAACTGTGCGGTTGTGGCACTTGTTAAGCAAGACTTGTTTGAGAATATTCTCCCACAGTGATTATG TAACTTGCATCCAGTTTAATCCTGTTGATGATAGATATTTCATTAGTGGATCCCTAGATGCTAAGGTTCGCATATGGAGCATTCCTGATCGTCAAGTTGTTGATTGGAATGATCTGCATGAGATGGTCACTGCTGCCTGCTATACACCAGATGGTCAG GGTGCACTAGTTGGTTCTTGCAAGGGAAGCTGCCATTTGTATGATACCTCTG ATAATAAGTTGCAAGAGAAAAGTCCAATCAATCTACAAAGCAAGAAGAAATCCCAGCAGAAGAAAGTCACTGGTTTTCAA TTTGCACCAGGAAGCTCATCCGAAGTGCTCATCACATCTGCAGATTCAAGGGTTCGGGTTGTTGATGGTGTTGACCTAGTGCACAAGTTTAAAG GGTTTCGTAACACAAATAGCCAAATATGTGCCTCCTTCACAGCTAATGGAAGATATGTGGTATCTGCTAGTGAGGATTCTTATGTATATGTGTGGAAACATGAAGCTGAATCCCGATTTAGCAGAAAGAAAGGTGTTACTGTGACACATTCGTATGAGCATTTCCATTGTCAAGATGTATCAGTGGCCGTTCCCTGGCCTGGCATGGGTGACTTATGTGGTCTACAAGATACATATTCAGGTGATCAATCTGGGGTTGACAATAATTTTGATGAGTTTTCAATGGCTAATCATCCTCCTACACCTGTTGAAGAGATCAACAGTATTGAGGGTTCACAATCTGCATCTGGTTGCACCAACAGTCCACTTAATGGAACCATTTCCAGTGCAACCGACAGCTACTTCTTTGATAGAATATCAGCTACATGGCCAGAAGAAAGACTTTATTTGGCTGCTAGGAATCGGAGTCCTCGCGCCAGTGTGGATTTTGCAAACGGGTTAAGTTCAAACATGTCAGCATGGGGTATGGTGGTTGTGACCGCTACCCTTCGAGGGGAAATTagaacatttcaaaattttggattgCCTGTTCGGTTATAA
- the LOC123202049 gene encoding uncharacterized protein LOC123202049 isoform X2: MSKTGGGGGDEEDEDECFYESLDRLVTSSNSCSTSSSSSSDSEPDNLNINPESPVYDFCVPKFPMGVSNKYDVWISEPVSVSERRTRLLREMGLSHDPALSRAKSGPERQTGRGDFESSASSGGLTQQDQGSSVSGVGSVGIVRSKSDGSRNSKGSDDDHRHQLSNFSPSILSIHSSSVDSPPVNNNLNSTDNDDGNVIQSVVVSKSLSVKSNNEVVASATLSNKPPTGKNCKRVEENRLDSLRLLHGYGNGNYSSNSLPLNANGGEVVEHLDSNGIVAADKQVCLIRNLDNGKEFVVNEIREDGMWNKVKEVGTGRQLTMEEFEMSVGHSPLVQELMRRQNVEEGNKDNFDLAMSGNCAGGGKLKKKGSWLKSIRTVASTVTGHKEKRSSDERDRDTSSEKGGRRSSSATDDSQDVSFHGPERVRVRQYGKSCKELTALYKSQEIQAHNGSIWSIKFSLDGRYLASAGEDCVIHVWQVVESERKGELLEKPEEGNLNLLLLANGSPDPNSLSPKHVDDLLEKKRRGRPMSRKSLSMDHIVVPETVFGLSEKPICSFQGHLDDVLDLSWSKSQHLLSSSMDKTVRLWHLLSKTCLRIFSHSDYDNKLQEKSPINLQSKKKSQQKKVTGFQFAPGSSSEVLITSADSRVRVVDGVDLVHKFKGFRNTNSQICASFTANGRYVVSASEDSYVYVWKHEAESRFSRKKGVTVTHSYEHFHCQDVSVAVPWPGMGDLCGLQDTYSGDQSGVDNNFDEFSMANHPPTPVEEINSIEGSQSASGCTNSPLNGTISSATDSYFFDRISATWPEERLYLAARNRSPRASVDFANGLSSNMSAWGMVVVTATLRGEIRTFQNFGLPVRL; encoded by the exons ATGAGCAAGACGGGAGGAGGAGGGggagatgaagaagatgaagacgaatGTTTCTATGAGTCGTTGGACCGGTTAGTTACTTCTTCAAACTCTTGCtccacttcttcttcttcttcctctgatTCCGAACCCGATAACCTGAATATTAATCCTGAATCCCCCGTTTATGATTTTTGTGTTCCTAAATTCCCTATGGGCGTCTCTAACAAGTACGATGTTTGGATCTCCGAGCCCGTTTCGGTCTCCGAGAGACGGACTCGTTTGCTCCGTGAAATGGGTCTCAGTCATGACCCGGCTTTGTCGCGGGCCAAATCGGGACCCGAGAGGCAAACGGGTAGGGGAGATTTTGAAAGCTCGGCGTCGTCTGGTGGGTTGACTCAGCAAGATCAGGGTTCTTCTGTTTCTGGTGTTGGTAGTGTAGGTATCGTTCGATCAAAATCAGACGGTTCGAGGAATAGCAAAGGTTCTGACGACGATCATCGTCATCAATTGTCAAATTTTTCTCCTTCAATTCTTTCAATTCATTCGTCTTCTGTAGATTCACCTCCTGtaaataataatcttaacaGCACTGATAACGATGATGGTAATGTTATTCAAAGTGTTGTTGTTAGTAAGTCGCTGAGTGTTAAAAGCAATAATGAGGTTGTTGCTAGTGCTACTTTGTCTAATAAACCACCCACCGGCAAGAATTGTAAAAGGGTGGAAGAGAATCGACTGGATTCCTTGCGTCTTCTTCATGGCTATGGTAATGGTAATTATAGTAGTAATTCGTTGCCGCTCAATGCTAATGGTGGAGAGGTTGTTGAGCATTTGGATTCTAATGGGATTGTGGCGGCTGACAAACAAGTGTGTTTGATTAGGAATCTTGATAATGGTAAAGAATTTGTGGTGAATGAGATTAGGGAGGACGGGATGTGGAACAAGGTGAAGGAAGTAGGGACTGGCAGGCAGTTGACCATGGAAGAGTTTGAAATGAGTGTGGGGCATTCTCCACTTGTTCAAGAATTGATGAGAAGGCAGAACGTGGAGGAGGGTAATaaggataattttgatttggcCATGAGTGGGAATTGTGCTGGTGGGGGCAAGTTGAAGAAAAAAGGGAGTTGGCTGAAGAGTATAAGGACCGTGGCTAGTACTGTGACTGGGCACAAAGAGAAACGTAGTAGTGATGAGAGGGATAGGGATACTTCGTCAGAGAAGGGTGGGCGGCGGTCAAGTTCTGCCACAGATGACAGCCAGGATGTCTCATTTCATGGACCAGAGCGAGTGAGGGTGCGCCAATATGGGAAGTCATGTAAGGAGCTTACTGCACTCTATAAGAGCCAGGAGATACAGGCACACAATGGGTCTATTTGGAGCATTAAGTTTAGTTTGGATGGAAGGTATCTTGCAAGTGCAGGTGAGGATTGTGTTATTCATGTTTGGCAAGTTGTTGAGTCAGAAAGGAAGGGAGAACTGCTTGAGAAACCCGAAGAAGGAAATTTGAATCTGTTGCTGCTGGCTAATGGTTCACCTGACCCAAATTCATTGTCCCCAAAACATGTGGATGACCTACTtgagaagaagagaagaggaaGGCCTATGAGCCGAAAGTCATTGAGCATGGACCACATCGTGGTACCAGAGACCGTGTTTGGTCTCTCTGAAAAACCCATTTGTTCATTCCAAGGACATCTTGATGATGTGCTTGATCTATCGTGGTCCAAATCTCAG CATCTGCTTTCTTCTTCAATGGACAAAACTGTGCGGTTGTGGCACTTGTTAAGCAAGACTTGTTTGAGAATATTCTCCCACAGTGATTATG ATAATAAGTTGCAAGAGAAAAGTCCAATCAATCTACAAAGCAAGAAGAAATCCCAGCAGAAGAAAGTCACTGGTTTTCAA TTTGCACCAGGAAGCTCATCCGAAGTGCTCATCACATCTGCAGATTCAAGGGTTCGGGTTGTTGATGGTGTTGACCTAGTGCACAAGTTTAAAG GGTTTCGTAACACAAATAGCCAAATATGTGCCTCCTTCACAGCTAATGGAAGATATGTGGTATCTGCTAGTGAGGATTCTTATGTATATGTGTGGAAACATGAAGCTGAATCCCGATTTAGCAGAAAGAAAGGTGTTACTGTGACACATTCGTATGAGCATTTCCATTGTCAAGATGTATCAGTGGCCGTTCCCTGGCCTGGCATGGGTGACTTATGTGGTCTACAAGATACATATTCAGGTGATCAATCTGGGGTTGACAATAATTTTGATGAGTTTTCAATGGCTAATCATCCTCCTACACCTGTTGAAGAGATCAACAGTATTGAGGGTTCACAATCTGCATCTGGTTGCACCAACAGTCCACTTAATGGAACCATTTCCAGTGCAACCGACAGCTACTTCTTTGATAGAATATCAGCTACATGGCCAGAAGAAAGACTTTATTTGGCTGCTAGGAATCGGAGTCCTCGCGCCAGTGTGGATTTTGCAAACGGGTTAAGTTCAAACATGTCAGCATGGGGTATGGTGGTTGTGACCGCTACCCTTCGAGGGGAAATTagaacatttcaaaattttggattgCCTGTTCGGTTATAA